In Cryptomeria japonica chromosome 10, Sugi_1.0, whole genome shotgun sequence, a genomic segment contains:
- the LOC131069372 gene encoding uncharacterized protein LOC131069372, which produces MASLMAAGSMSATGQLGVGGLTDSQSYLLPNKALLSRSNFCFGSRRKALSLSKMNRFQSHSGSGMLRKHNAFVVSAAIKSLNTLPLYSVVNKEGRIQPIADPEVVASVFAIFDRNKKIQYIGFSKDLKNSLRTLMGRRPELCYYYRTQNLTSFDQELMIAIRQQWIDEIGSTPPGNSSPSERAQWEQPALANSISERGRAAAAASKAKTMQQMMRDRGVKEEMIFDPVLLEQGKLNILPSKGLSPEELAQIALQQAAAEATRKKVSVSIPSGGVIEYDIFYEMKFKTNAGWMYDVAVTYDDKETRHRIIVGQFFPDAVDMAEDDFLERVIAFLLHKQIPRHTEGMLRSSEFNINYFAIGEVSLRFRELQEWFSKELPADEWRFAKLQSYGALIDPAPPVGPLELSR; this is translated from the exons ATGGCATCACTTATG GCAGCAGGCAGCATGTCAGCAACAGGGCAGCTGGGTGTGGGAGGTCTTACGGACTCTCAATCTTATCTCCTGCCAAATAAAGCTCTTCTATCTCGTTCTAATTTCTGTTTTGGATCTCGAAGAAAAGCATTATCTTTGTCTAAGATGAACAGATTTCAGAGTCATTCAGGATCCGGAATGTTAAGAAAACACAATGCATTTGTAGTGTCTGCTGCTATTAAATCTCTGAATACATTGCCATTATATAGTGTCGTTAACAAAGAGGGAAGGATTCAACCAATTGCAGACCCCGAGGTTGTTGCAAGCGTTTTTGCTATTTTTGACAGGAACAAAAAGATTCAGTATATAGGATTCTCCAAAGACTTGAAAAATTCTTTGAGAACTTTAATGGGTCGGAGACCTGAGCTTTGCTATTATTACCGGACACAAAATCTTACTTCCTTTGATCAAGAGCTCATGATTGCCATCCGCCAGCAG TGGATAGACGAAATTGGATCAACTCCACCAGGTAATTCAAGCCCTTCTGAGAGAGCACAATGGGAACAACCAGCTCTTGCAAATTCTATATCAGAAAGGGGAAGGGCTGCTGCCGCTGCTTCTAAAGCTAAGACCATGCAGCAGATGATGCGTGATAGAGGTGTTAAGGAAGAG ATGATATTTGACCCAGTGTTATTGGAACAAGGGAAACTAAATATTCTCCCG TCCAAAGGTCTGAGTCCCGAAGAACTGGCTCAAATTGCTCTACAACAAGCTGCAGCAGAAGCTACAAGAAAAAAAGTATCCGTGTCAATTCCATCTGGTGGTGTCATAGAATATGACATTTTTTATGAGATGAAATTTAAAACCAATGCCGGTTGGATGTATGATGTCGCTGTGACCTATGATGACAAAGAAACAAG GCATCGGATTATTGTTGGACAGTTTTTCCCGGACGCTGTTGATATGGCAGAAGATGACTTTTTGGAGAGGGTGATTGCCTTTTTGCTG CACAAGCAAATCCCTCGTCACACTGAAGGTATGCTGAGATCAAGTGAATTTAACATCAATTACTTCGCAATTGGAGAAGTGAGCTTAAGGTTCAGGGAATTGCAAGAGTGGTTTTCGAAGGAACTTCCAGCAGATGAATGGAGATTTGCAAAGCTTCAAAGCTATGGTGCACTAATAGATCCTGCACCTCCTGTGGGTCCACTAGAATTGTCACGGTAA